From a single Oncorhynchus nerka isolate Pitt River linkage group LG11, Oner_Uvic_2.0, whole genome shotgun sequence genomic region:
- the tekt1 gene encoding tektin-1: MSRLMDPPPKFLPPEWRLANQIHYGNAEAERSRSERLTAESKRLIDESGMAAKRMQQDANKRLEQRIHDIKFWRTELDQKLEEVVQEIEVLISYKSRVERALESCAEPLRVALQCLTERQRRVSIDLVHDDVERELMKEREVIEGVASLLNRTLEQTNEQIRLNRSAKYYLEKDLRDKFQAEQIDGFCSILTSTSPNIDNATSQTSLAAPGATVTPEEWETFSNINILKAEREKNNSLSLRALVDSLLEQTAADMRRQHNAMGTALRLQVQETKAAKGQLEDHLVKVLSEVASQECNLEALRVAIDDKAGPLKVAQTRLSARSQRPSIELCHDPAQVRLLSEVQELTAHIKRLREAQAQSEMELLALTRSQLILEEEIQVKSHSLYIDEVICTQLRQPISIHSF; this comes from the exons ATGTCTAGGTTGATGGACCCTCCGCCCAAGTTCCTGCCACCAGAATGGAGGCTTGCAAACCAAATACATTATGGGAATGCGGAGGCTGAGCGTTCACGCTCTGAGCGACTCACGGCTGAGAGTAAGAGGCTGATAGATGAGAGTGGCATGGCAGCCAAACGCATGCAACAGGATGCCAACAAGAGACTGG AGCAGAGAATCCATGACATCAAGTTCTGGAGGACAGAGCTGGACCAGAAGTTGGAGGAGGTTGTCCAGGAGATTGAGGTGCTGATATCCTATAAAAGCCGGGTGGAGAGAGCCTTGGAGAGCTGTGCCGAGCCCCTCAGAGTTGCCCTGCAGTGCCTGACTGAACG GCAGAGGCGTGTTTCCATTGACCTGGTACATGACGACGTGGAGCGGGAACTgatgaaggagagggaggtgatCGAGGGAGTGGCATCCTTGCTGAACCGCACCCTGgagcagaccaatgaacagatCAG ACTGAACCGCTCTGCAAAGTACTACCTAGAGAAGGACCTACGGGACAAGTTCCAAGCAGAGCAGATTGATGGTTTCTGCTCCATCCTCACAAGCACCTCCCCGAATATTGACAACGCGACAAGTCAGACATCGCTCGCAGCACCAGG tgccactgtgacaccagagGAGTGGGAGACCTTCTCCAACATCAACATCCTCAAAGCAGAGCGCGAGAAGAACAACTCCCTGTCGCTGAGGGCTCTGGTGGACAGCCTCCTGGAGCAGACGGCTGCTGACATGCGCAGGCAGCACAACGCTATGGGCACTGCCCTCCGGCTGCAGGTCCAGGAGACCAAGGCAGCCAAAGGACAACTAGAGGACCACTTGGTAAAG GTTCTGTCAGAGGTGGCCAGCCAGGAGTGCAACCTGGAGGCCCTGCGCGTGGCCATCGACGACAAAGCAGGTCCCCTGAAGGTGGCCCAGACGCGGCTGTCCGCCCGCAGCCAGAGACCGAGCATCGAGCTCTGCCATGACCCGGCCCAGGTCCGCCTGCTCTCCGAGGTCCAGGAGCTCACTGCACACATCAAGAG ACTGCGAGAGGCCCAGGCCCAGTCAGAGATGGAGCTGCTGGCCCTGACCCGCTCCCAGCTGATCCTGGAAGAGGAGATCCAGGTCAAGTCCCACTCCCTCTACATCGACGAGGTCATCTGCACCCAGCTCCGCCAGCCCATTTCCATCCACAGCTTCTGA
- the LOC115136991 gene encoding F-box only protein 39-like, with product MNYPEDPEEQLSEDENEEEEEGEDEGIEIMDEEEEEEGEAEENEEPKLGWANLPDVCLRQVFWWLRDRDRVKAALVCLHWHHVMRSPSLWRVRTFNFSGRISRTRRSELETAVCYAKTYGAYLEDLEIRFSHPLNSLVSRRFQQTLRTFLAALRKTRGGLRRLTVNHMELDRAAWCRSVRKALVRSLTFYLRRESSRLGYLSLRGARLNLPQGLEVLEAVAASQQHIHLGRRPGITHLNLEDFFSQPLAVFISPAFPQVMNRFQGLCTLTLNYSCLSDELLAALSAACRSLDGGGSLQTFTIRCHIHEPHIQVVWGDAWSHLAQRCPNLRVHITVERILDMDKLGRILLREIPLRSLSLTSCYFSEQDWSVKPALTNLVPYYRSCLQKLTLDLNNSHESVDEELLEVVLLCSQLVYMKVWAFLDISFLDRLLQKRLEKKIVLRTIKVRIYINKYETQDEDEQLEEVYSRYRQLINSELHYFAISYPML from the exons ATGAATTACCCCGAGGATCCAGAGGAACAGCTCTCGGAGGATGAAaacgaagaagaagaggagggggaggatgaaggaATAGAGATaatggatgaggaggaggaggaagaaggcgAGGCGGAGGAAAATGAGGAGCCTAAGCTGGGCTGGGCTAACCTCCCGGACGTGTGTCTGAGGCAGGTGTTCTGGTGGCTGCGTGACCGTGACCGTGTCAAGGCGGCCCTGGTGTGTCTCCACTGGCACCACGTCATGCGCTCGCCCTCTCTCTGGAGGGTTCGAACCTTCAACTTCTCCGGCCGCATCTCCAGGACCCGCCGCTCGGAGCTGGAGACGGCCGTGTGTTACGCCAAGACCTACGGCGCTTACCTGGAGGATCTGGAGATCCGCTTCTCCCACCCCctcaactctctggtgtcccggCGCTTCCAGCAGACGCTGAGGACCTTCCTCGCCGCGCTGCGTAAAACCAGAGGCGGACTACGCCGCCTAACTGTCAACCACATGGAGCTGGACCGCGCCGCCTGGTGCCGCAGCGTACGCAAGGCGCTGGTGCGCAGCCTCACATTCTACCTGCGCCGCGAGAGCTCCCGCCTGGGCTACTTGAGCCTGCGAGGGGCCCGCCTCAACCTGCCCCAGGGCCTGGAGGTGCTGGAGGCCGTGGCTGCATCTCAGCAGCACATCCACCTGGGCCGCCGGCCCGGCATCACCCACCTCAACCTGGAGGACTTCTTCTCACAGCCGCTGGCCGTCTTCATCAGCCCCGCCTTCCCCCAGGTCATGAACCGCTTCCAGGGCCTCTGCACCCTGACCCTCAACTACAGCTGCCTGTCGGACGAGCTGTTGGCGGCCCTGTCCGCGGCGTGTAGGAGCCTGGACGGGGGAGGGTCCCTGCAGACGTTCACCATACGATGCCATATCCACGAGCCCCACATCCAGGTGGTCTGGGGGGATGCCTGGTCCCATCTGGCCCAGCGTTGTCCCAACCTCCGTGTGCATATCACAGTGGAGCGGATCCTCGACATGGACAAGCTGGGGAGGATTCTGCTCAGAGAGATCCCGCTGCGCTCGCTCAGTCTCACCAGTTGCTACTTCAGTGAACAGGACTGGAGTGTCAAGCCTGCCCTTACCAACCTAGTGCCCTACTACAGGAGCTGTTTACAG AAACTGACCCTGGACCTGAACAACAGCCACGAGTCTGTGGACGAGGAGCTGCTGGAGGTGGTGCTGCTGTGCAGCCAGCTGGTCTACATGAAGGTCTGGGCATTCCTGGACATCAGCTTCCTGGACCGGCTGCTGCAGAAACGCCTGGAAAAGAAGATCGTCCTAAGGACCATCAAG GTGCGGATCTACATCAACAAATATGAGACTCAGGACGAGGATGAGCAGCTGGAGGAGGTGTACTCTCGCTACAGACAACTCATCAACTCAGAGCTCCACTACTTTGCCATCTCCTACCCCATGCTCTGA
- the LOC115136994 gene encoding XIAP-associated factor 1 — translation MADKEEDTTRVCDQCHKEVAVSNFALHESHCQRFLCLCPDCDEPVPRQLLEQHHQDQHTQVKCTKCNKKVERCQLLDHESDECKERLQCCEFCQLELPLSAMAEHSVACGSRTERCSDCGHYVTLRDQPEHAQICPDLYVPDNPSPPSSNGRRTAVVCRSCMRSFPLEEMAEHQMWCDHTSEEAEQEQPSPRLTNSMKSALFSAQGRRQEGREGDIDQISTCPHCHLALPVVTLRWHEIKCKIHVNLK, via the exons ATGGCAGACAAGGAAGAGGACACAACCCGTGTCTGTGACCAGTG TCACAAGGAGGTGGCTGTGTCCAACTTTGCTTTGCACGAGTCCCACTGCCAGCGGTTCCTGTGCCTGTGTCCAGACTGTGATGAGCCGGTTCCCAGACAGCTATTGGAGCAGCATCATCAGGACCAGCACACCCAG GTGAAATGCACCAAGTGCAACAAAAAGGTGGAGCGTTGCCAGCTACTGGACCATGAG TCGGACGAGTGTAAGGAAAGGCTGCAGTGCTGTGAGTTCTGCCAGCTGGAGCTGCCGCTGTCGGCCATGGCGGAGCACAGCGTGGCGTGTGGCAGTCGCACCGAGCGCTGCTCCGACTGTGGACACTACGTCACTCTGAGGGACCAGCCGGAGCATGCCCAGATCTGCCCTGACCTCTATGTTCCCGATAACCCCTCCCCACCATCCTCCAACG GCAGGCGAACAGCAGTGGTTTGCAGGAGCTGTATGAGGTCTTTCCCATTGGAGGAGATGGCAGAACATCAG ATGTGGTGTGACCACACATCAGAGGAGGCTGAACAGGAACAGCCCAGTCCTCGTTTGACCAATTCTATGAAGTCTGCATTGTTCTCAGCCCAAGGCAGGAggcaagaggggagagagggggatattgaCCAGATCAGCACCTGTCCCCACTGTCACCTGGCTCTCCCCGTAGTCACACTACGATGGCATGAG ATTAAATGTAAAATCCATGTCAACTTGAAATGA
- the LOC115136990 gene encoding inositol polyphosphate 5-phosphatase K-like isoform X2 — protein sequence MEKDDGTREDNQSQLKNSVSMEKNCCNEDTFRLHMVTWNVATADPPDDISSLLHLNSPKTPDLYVIGLQEVYAAPHRFIIDMAVEDSWSHLFMSSLAPRGYLKVSSIRMQGLLLLFFSKLAHVPFIRDIHDTYTRTGIFGYWGNKGGVSIRLSFYGHMLCFLNCHLAAHMQYASQRVDEFEYILDTQTFGPKKAPHVLDHKLVFWFGDLNFRIQDHGMHFLRNCITSHKLNLLWSKDQLTMMKKKEAVLQEFDEGPLDFQPTYKFDRFSDRYDSSGKMRKPAWTDRILWRVKPKESPPEEEKDEDRDSGLDEKNTKQQKEEEEEEFPLKLKQDSYTSNMEYGVSDHKPVIGIFTLELRKMYETPLVRVCAEGEWSADFDAMVIYSPLQPFPSSAWDWIGLYKVGFRSVSDYITYTWVKDDEVSFNDELTQVYVSKDEIPVVGGECVLCYYCSTLQCIVGISSPFKVQESKVAVEEGLAPENINGLDKATAS from the exons gCTTCACATGGTCACGTGGAATGTCGCTACAGCTGATCCTCCAGATGACATCAGCTCCTTGCTTCACCTGAACTCCCCAAAGACCCCAGACCTCTACGTGATTGG TCTCCAGGAGGTGTACGCTGCTCCTCACAGGTTCATCATAGACATGGCCGTTGAGGACTCCTGGAGCCATCTGTTCATGTCCAGCCTGGCACCACGAGGCTACCTGAAG GTGTCCTCCATCCGAATGCAGGGCCTCCTGCTGCTGTTCTTCTCCAAACTGGCCCACGTTCCATTCATTAGAGACATCCACGACACCTACACGCGCACAGGCATCTTCGGCTACTGG GGGAATAAAGGCGGGGTGTCCATCCGCCTGTCTTTCTACGGCCACATGCTCTGCTTCCTCAACTGTCACTTGGCGGCACACATGCAGTACGCCTCGCAGCGCGTCGACGAGTTCGAGTACATCCTGGACACGCAGACCTTCGGCCCCAAAAAGGCCCCCCACGTCCTCGACCACAA gcTAGTCTTTTggtttggggatttgaacttccgCATCCAAGATCACGGCATGCATTTTTTGCGCAACTGTATCACCAGCCATAAGTTGAACTTGCTGTGGAGCAAAGACCAG CTGACcatgatgaagaagaaggaggctGTCCTGCAGGAGTTTGACGAGGGACCTCTGGACTTTCAACCGACGTACAAATTCGACAGGTTCTCTGACCGCTATGACAGCAG TGGTAAGATGCGTAAGCCGGCTTGGACAGACCGGATCCTGTGGAGGGTGAAGCCTAAAGAGTCACCcccagaggaggagaaggacgaGGACAGGGACTCTGGTCTGGATGAGAAGAACACCAAGcagcagaaggaggaggaggaggaagagttcCCTCTGAAACTCAAGCAGGATTCGTACACCAGCAACATGGAGTACGGCGTCAGCGACCACAAGCCTGTCATCGGCATCTTTACCTTGGAG TTGAGGAAGATGTACGAGACGCCGTTGGTGCGCGTGTGTGCCGAGGGTGAATGGAGCGCCGACTTTGACGCCATGGTGATCTACAGCCCCCTCCAGCCCTTCCCTTCTAGCGCCTGGGACTGGATCGGCCTCTACAAG GTGGGATTCAGGAGTGTTTCGGACTACATTACCTACACCTGGGTGAAGGATGATGAGGTCTCGTTTAATGACGAGCTCACCCAG GTCTATGTGAGCAAGGATGAGATTCCGGTGGTGGGAGGGGAGTGTGTGCTCTGTTACTACTGCAGTACGCTCCAATGCATTGTGGGTATTAGCTCACCCTTTAAG GTACAAGAGTCCAAAGTGGCCGTTGAGGAAGGTCTAGCGCCGGAGAACATCAACGGCCTTGACAAGGCCACAGCCAGTTAG
- the LOC135573986 gene encoding centrosomal protein of 55 kDa-like: protein MSSSNKNKDNFVDKTGGRLCCSKNDMKISKLRKENAYLRKSLDELSPQKGERSDSGNNKLLLEKILSLETLREKNAQQLLARDQEICSLWQQAHAAEGETVAGLQAQIDHYVREADQRKKLFQSLQAETEDVKNKLVSVSAKCQELDSRPGAEQQSCPSDGQVLTTSTAMSHDHLTDALEKNQQWLAYDQQREAYVKVVLARVFGLEQQLNQAKQALAQQHKDAHSEERSVQIQKHYEKLLLMTKRELETQREQVNTAQRQLSELQCRYEEKQREVGEVRQQFQAEKLSIWQSVQKEKRRSGDREGHLWDDMEELQARLEEKETRSAELLVQVNLLQKSLLSLHEEQKRVTILEQQIQVSAKDLEDEKRDCLYLQQQLHKVLKELRKAKDHVAKLESEKGQRELQTPSAHCRPPAPLKRSKESVTSHSQVPKLLDESFLECPSCQAQYPTRHHRELLAHLEHCL, encoded by the coding sequence ATGTCATCCAGCAACAAAAACAAGGACAACTTCGTCGACAAGACAGGTGGAAGGCTGTGTTGCTCCAAAAATGATATGAAGATCAGTAAACTCAGAAAGGAGAATGCATATCTCAGGAAGTCATTGGATGAGCTGTCTCCTCAGAAAGGAGAACGATCAGATTCTGGAAATAACAAGCTTTTATTAGAGAAAATCCTGTCACTGGAGACTCTACGGGAGAAGAACGCTCAGCAGCTGCTGGCCAGAGACCAGGAAATCTGCTCTCTTTGGCAGCAGGCCCATGCGGCAGAAGGTGAGACAGTGGCCGGTCTGCAGGCCCAGATAGACCACTATGTCAGGGAAGCCGACCAGAGAAAAAAACTCTTCCAGTCACTCCAAGCCGAGACAGAGGACGTTAAGAACAAGCTGGTGTCCGTGTCTGCTAAGTGCCAGGAGCTGGATAGTAGACCTGGCGCTGAGCAGCAGAGTTGCCCATCAGATGGACAGGTGCTCACCACCAGTACTGCAATGAGCCACGACCACCTCACAGATGCCCTGGAAAAGAACCAGCAGTGGCTGGCCTACGACCAGCAGAGAGAGGCGTATGTGAAGGTGGTGTTGGCCCGGGTGTTTGGGCTGGAACAGCAGCTGAACCAGGCCAAGCAGGCCCTCGCACAGCAGCATAAAGACGCCCACTCAGAAGAGAGGTCAGTACAGATACAGAAGCACTATGAGAAATTGTTACTGATGACCAAGAGGGAGCTGGAAACTCAGAGAGAGCAGGTCAACACAGCCCAGAGACAACTGTCTGAGCTGCAGTGTAGGTAtgaggagaagcagagagaggtgggagaggtgaggCAGCAGTTCCAGGCGGAGAAGCTGAGTATCTGGCAGAGTGTCCAGAAGGAGAAGCGTCGCTCTGGGGACAGAGAGGGCCATCTGTGGGATGACATGGAAGAGCTCCAGGCTAGACTAGAGGAAAAGGAGACCAGGTCTGCTGAGCTCCTAGTACAGGTGAATCTACTGCAGAAATCCCTACTGAGCCTGCATGAGGAGCAGAAACGCGTCACAATTCTGGAACAGCAGATCCAGGTGTCCGCCAAAGACCTGGAGGATGAGAAGCGAGACTGTCTGTATTTACAACAACAGCTCCACAAGGTGTTGAAGGAGTTACGCAAGGCAAAGGACCACGTTGCCAAACTCGAGTCAGAGAAGGGGCAGAGGGAGTTGCAGACCCCCAGCGCTCACTGCAGACCCCCAGCACCCCTGAAGCGCTCCAAAGAGAGCGTCACCTCCCACTCTCAGGTCCCCAAGCTGCTAGACGAGAGCTTCTTAGAGTGCCCCAGCTGCCAAGCCCAGTACCCCACCAGGCACCACCGAGAGCTGCTGGCCCACCTCGAGCACTGTCTGTAA